The Treponema primitia ZAS-1 genome window below encodes:
- a CDS encoding sugar ABC transporter substrate-binding protein, translating to MKIGLKCRLALVFGLIALLGTSAWAGGGSQAEKSDKITLGMVSIDVNDSGNARAINGATARAKELGWDVITIDAHGNADEANSAIQNLALRGTQIIIDLVFPVTSLGSGLRAAEQSGAVVGTWGGGLGSTVAVTNGSGGLLAEPIVAQMVKDLGGKGSILALTYHTGQVARERELVLDSVLKDYPDIKVTKNEVRIPGYLQDGAEFASAWLAAHPRGSEPLAIWGSWDDPALGAIASMKQQGRDDVKVYGQNGNIDAIVAVESGWMTATAWEASEEEGKVLVDTLKQALEAGKSWTPKAAEVPAVVVSTQNVADFIRQHPEAAGR from the coding sequence ATGAAAATTGGATTGAAATGTAGATTAGCCCTTGTTTTTGGATTAATCGCGCTTTTGGGAACATCAGCTTGGGCAGGAGGCGGATCGCAGGCCGAAAAGTCGGATAAGATTACCCTGGGTATGGTTTCCATCGATGTGAACGATTCGGGTAATGCCCGGGCCATCAACGGAGCAACTGCCCGGGCCAAAGAATTGGGCTGGGATGTTATTACCATTGATGCCCACGGTAATGCGGATGAGGCAAATTCGGCTATTCAGAATCTTGCGTTACGGGGCACCCAGATTATTATCGATCTGGTATTCCCGGTTACTTCCCTTGGTTCAGGCTTACGGGCGGCGGAACAATCCGGCGCGGTGGTAGGAACCTGGGGCGGTGGTCTTGGCAGTACGGTGGCGGTAACCAATGGAAGCGGCGGCCTTTTAGCGGAACCTATCGTTGCGCAGATGGTAAAAGATCTGGGAGGCAAGGGATCGATCCTGGCCCTCACCTATCATACCGGGCAGGTTGCCCGTGAACGGGAATTGGTGCTGGATAGTGTCCTCAAGGATTATCCCGATATCAAGGTAACTAAGAACGAAGTCCGTATCCCCGGATACCTCCAGGACGGGGCGGAATTCGCCTCCGCATGGCTGGCCGCCCATCCCCGGGGTAGTGAACCCCTGGCTATTTGGGGTTCCTGGGACGATCCTGCCCTGGGCGCAATTGCCAGTATGAAACAGCAGGGCCGGGATGACGTAAAGGTTTATGGGCAGAATGGGAACATTGATGCCATCGTGGCCGTAGAAAGCGGCTGGATGACCGCTACCGCTTGGGAAGCCTCCGAAGAAGAGGGAAAAGTGCTGGTGGATACCCTGAAGCAAGCCCTGGAAGCGGGTAAATCCTGGACACCTAAGGCGGCGGAAGTTCCTGCAGTAGTGGTGAGCACCCAGAATGTGGCGGACTTTATCCGCCAACATCCGGAAGCGGCGGGAAGGTAA
- a CDS encoding LacI family DNA-binding transcriptional regulator, with protein MKPTLQDIAHLAGVSLSTVSLVLSHKGKISASVREKVRATAKELGYKKYPATPAEKAFKIVILFHFDHNLAHTWNMLRQVTVELQSHLEKNNYLTLLIPITYDMQDDEIFNKVIASGATAVFSMHFGRESLFARLEDASIPVAVIINSQFQSKFHTICADNFQGSYDAASHLINLGHRNIIYAEFDIYQLPMTLSDRFLGFYKAIQEFGVTFPEENRLHLDIQDSEGIKNSFRSLLTKPQGERPTAVFFIDDYLSAHCLAILKDLGFSSPADISIIAAGEVLDYNEPFVAPITTMRTNPALLGKFSAEMIFNILESAQESNHVLKIKQQLIERGSCRKIC; from the coding sequence GTGAAACCAACACTACAGGATATTGCCCATTTAGCCGGTGTTTCCCTGTCTACCGTATCCCTGGTACTTTCCCATAAGGGAAAAATTTCCGCTTCCGTGCGGGAAAAGGTCCGGGCAACGGCAAAAGAGCTGGGCTACAAAAAATATCCCGCCACACCCGCCGAAAAGGCCTTTAAGATCGTGATCCTGTTTCATTTTGATCACAACCTGGCCCATACCTGGAATATGCTCCGGCAGGTGACGGTGGAACTCCAGTCCCATCTGGAAAAAAACAACTACCTTACCCTGCTTATACCCATAACCTACGATATGCAGGACGATGAAATCTTCAATAAAGTAATTGCCTCGGGCGCCACAGCGGTGTTCTCCATGCACTTTGGGCGGGAAAGCCTTTTTGCCCGCCTTGAGGACGCGTCCATTCCGGTGGCGGTAATCATCAACAGCCAGTTTCAATCAAAATTTCATACCATTTGCGCGGATAATTTTCAGGGGAGCTATGATGCGGCATCCCATCTTATCAACCTGGGTCACCGGAATATCATCTATGCTGAATTCGATATCTACCAGCTGCCCATGACCCTGAGTGACCGGTTTTTGGGATTTTACAAGGCCATACAGGAATTCGGCGTTACCTTTCCCGAAGAGAACAGGCTGCATCTGGATATCCAGGATTCAGAGGGAATAAAAAACAGCTTCCGGTCCCTGCTTACAAAACCCCAGGGCGAACGGCCCACCGCCGTATTTTTTATCGATGATTATCTTTCCGCCCACTGTCTGGCTATCCTGAAGGATTTAGGGTTTTCCAGCCCCGCTGATATCAGTATCATCGCCGCCGGTGAAGTCCTGGACTATAACGAACCCTTTGTGGCCCCCATTACCACCATGCGGACAAACCCGGCGCTCCTGGGGAAGTTCAGTGCGGAGATGATCTTTAATATTCTGGAAAGCGCCCAGGAAAGTAATCATGTTTTAAAGATAAAACAACAACTGATCGAACGGGGAAGCTGCAGGAAGATTTGCTGA
- a CDS encoding sugar ABC transporter ATP-binding protein: MSQEKEENTVIPGSTFNGTSLLKITGLSKSFGGVQALNNVSLEVHPGEVHGLIGSNGAGKSTLIKILSGDIQRDSGDILLDGRAYTVHNPQEAYKQGLSFIHQELALIPKFSILQNLTLGMKKESRLGLIDWRAARKSVANVVERVGLKQPLGTIVDTLSVADQWLISIAHALMHQCKIISMDEPTASLSAEESENLFKVMQELTGEGVAILYVSHRLDEILRLCDGISVFKDGNCVLSTNRERATKKLLIEAIVGGEMADSSVEAKTDLVDRPVILEARKLRSGSRVKDVSLKLHAGEVLGIGGLVGSGRTELANVIFGVDRPNSGEMFLDGAPFRPKSPGDAIKNGIALVPEERRTQGLVLKDTIDFNLSLTNLRALRLHKNILFINTKKSTAMSASIVEKLSIKTPSIHTPVLDLSGGNQQKVVIGKWLSRPMKVIIFDEPSRGVDVGARSEIHSKIRQLAQEGASIIVISSDNEELPRVCDRVLIMSYGSISAELTGSEITKEAILYHSYERVNAAG; encoded by the coding sequence ATGTCACAGGAAAAAGAAGAAAATACTGTCATCCCTGGCAGTACTTTTAACGGAACATCGTTGTTAAAAATTACCGGTCTTAGTAAGAGTTTTGGCGGTGTACAGGCCCTGAACAATGTGAGTTTGGAGGTACATCCCGGGGAAGTTCACGGGCTTATCGGTTCAAACGGCGCAGGAAAATCAACTTTAATTAAGATCCTCTCCGGGGATATTCAACGGGATTCCGGGGATATCCTGCTGGATGGCAGGGCCTATACGGTCCATAATCCCCAGGAAGCGTATAAACAGGGCTTGAGTTTTATCCACCAGGAATTGGCGCTGATCCCCAAATTCTCAATTTTGCAAAACCTGACCCTGGGGATGAAAAAGGAAAGCCGCCTCGGTTTAATCGACTGGCGGGCTGCCAGGAAAAGTGTGGCCAATGTGGTGGAGCGGGTGGGACTTAAACAGCCCCTGGGTACTATTGTTGATACCCTAAGTGTGGCGGATCAGTGGCTTATTTCCATCGCCCACGCCCTGATGCACCAATGCAAAATCATTTCCATGGACGAACCCACGGCGTCCCTTTCCGCCGAAGAATCTGAAAATCTTTTTAAGGTGATGCAGGAATTAACCGGTGAGGGTGTGGCTATCCTCTATGTATCCCACCGGCTTGACGAGATTCTCAGGCTCTGCGACGGCATATCGGTGTTTAAGGACGGGAACTGTGTTCTGAGCACCAACCGGGAGCGGGCAACAAAAAAACTGCTCATTGAAGCTATTGTGGGCGGTGAAATGGCCGATAGTTCCGTTGAAGCAAAAACAGATCTGGTTGACCGGCCGGTAATTCTGGAAGCCAGGAAACTCCGCAGCGGGTCCCGGGTAAAGGATGTCAGCTTAAAACTCCACGCCGGGGAAGTACTCGGCATCGGCGGCTTAGTTGGTTCGGGCAGGACCGAGCTGGCTAATGTCATATTCGGGGTTGATCGGCCGAATAGCGGGGAAATGTTCCTTGATGGCGCCCCCTTTAGACCGAAAAGCCCCGGGGACGCCATCAAAAATGGTATAGCCCTGGTGCCGGAGGAACGGAGAACCCAGGGGCTGGTTCTTAAGGATACCATAGATTTTAATTTAAGCCTGACTAACCTCAGGGCCCTAAGGCTGCATAAAAATATTCTTTTTATTAATACTAAAAAATCCACTGCCATGTCTGCTTCCATCGTAGAAAAGCTGTCTATTAAAACACCGTCGATTCATACCCCGGTCCTTGATTTGAGCGGAGGGAATCAGCAAAAGGTGGTTATTGGAAAATGGCTTTCCCGGCCGATGAAGGTGATCATATTTGACGAACCTTCCCGGGGGGTAGATGTGGGCGCCCGCTCTGAGATTCATTCAAAAATACGCCAGCTTGCCCAGGAGGGCGCTTCTATCATTGTCATATCGTCGGATAATGAGGAACTACCCAGGGTCTGCGACCGGGTGTTGATCATGTCCTACGGAAGTATCTCCGCTGAATTAACCGGGAGTGAAATAACGAAGGAAGCGATATTGTATCATAGTTATGAGCGTGTAAACGCTGCGGGATAA